TCCAGGGGTCGGTCGCGGCGCGACAGGACGAAATTACTCGTCGGTAACCGGGGGCCTCACTGTACGAGACACACCCCCCGCGCACGAGTCGAAGTGTGACGCACGAATCTTGACCGGCTGGCCAGTCAAGGCGCATAGTCGGCAGTGGGAAATCTCCCTGAACGGCTCTTTTCCGGCGGAGGTGAGCACGAATGAGTGAAGTCTCGACGCGCGCCTGGACGCGGCCCTACGACTGGGCCGAGGTCGTGATTGGTGTTGTCGCCGCTCTTTCACCCCTTTGGCTGAGCACGAACACCACGATGGTGTGGACGATGGTGATCCTCGGCGCGCTGATCGCGATCGACGGCCTGGTGTCGCTCGCGGCGCCAGGCATGGTTTACGGCGAGGGCGTGCAGATCGTCCTCGGCGCGTTGCTGTTCATCGCGCCGTGGGTGATGGGGTATACGGAATTCAACGGGGCGTCGTGGACGTCCTGGGTCGGCGGTGCGCTGACGATCATCGCCGGCGCGGCCGCGATGCCGGAGGCCAACGCCGCCCACCGGATGGCGGGCCAGCACTGACGGGGCAGCGGAGCCTCGCGAGGACGGATTGGCAGAGCGTGGCGAAGCCACTCCGTTGAGGGTGGCGGAGGGGAGGAAGGCGGAGATGACCGACGACTCGGCGAAGGAACGGATCCTGTGCGCGGCGGAGGAACTGTTCGCCGAGTCCGGCTTCGAAGCGACCCCGACGTCCCGCATCGCGGAGCGCGCCGGGGTCCCGAAGGGCCTGGTCCACTATTACTTCCGCCGCAAGTCCGACCTGCTGGCCGCGTTGGTCGACCGGCTGCCGGACGAACGCATCGAACCCGCCGCGGTCGTCGTTCCCGGCGACCTGGCGGGTTCCCTGCGCAGACTGGTCGGCGAACTCGACCGCCGGTTCGCCGGTTCGCTCGGCCTGTCGCATCTGCTGTGGCGCGAGGCCGACACCCACCACGTGGTCCGCGACGCGCTGTCCGAACGCTTCCAGCACCTGGTCCGGCTGATGCGATCGGTGATCGTGGCCGCGACCGGCGGACGGCTCGCCGGGGCGGACATCGACAACGCGTCCGGCCTTCTGGCGCGCGCTGTTACTCATCGGCACGCGACGGCCCGGCACACCGGGGACGACCGGCCCGCGGAGTTCGACGGCGAGCTGACGTTCGTGGCGAACGCGTTGTCGGCTCGGGTGCCGAAGGGGAAGCCGCCCGCTTCGGCGGTGTGACGCTGCCGCCTACCTATCCCGAACGCGACTAGTCCTACGACTCGCAGACGTCCGTGAAGGGCTCCTTGAGGGAATCAGACTCCCTCAAGGAGCCCTTCACGGACCTCGGCGGTGTTGGGCGGTCAGTGTGCGGAGGCGGCGGGCTCCACCAGCTCGACCAGCACCCCGCCCGCGTCCTTCGGGTGCACGAAGTTGACCCGGCTGTTCGAGGTCCCGCGCTTGGCCGCGTCGTACAGCAGCCGCAGCCCCTTCTCCCGCAACGCCGCCGCGGCAGCGTCCACATCGGACACTCGCAGTGCGAGCTGCTGCAGGCCCGGCCCGTTGCGGCCGATGAACTTGGCGATCGTCGAATCGTCTCGGGACGGGGCGAGCAGCTGGATCATCGTTTCGGTGCCCGCGGTACCCGGGGCGCGCAGCATCGCCTCGCGCACGCCCTGCTCGTCGTTCACCTCCTCGTGCGCGACCTCCAGGCCGAAGTGGTCGCGGTGGAAGGCGATGGCCGCGTCGAGGTCGGGCACGGCGATGCCGACGTGGTCGATCGCGGTCACGAACGGCTTGAGCACGGATGCGCTGGGCTCGGTGTCCATACCGGGGAGGATAAGCCCCGGCGGGCCTCGCGGAACCCCGCGTGCGCCCCCTCACACTGGCTCCATCAAGACGCGCCGCGAAGCCCGCGCAGGCCGTATCGTGGGAACACTGCCAGTGCACCGATGCTTTGGAGGACGTCGTGTCCGGTTCCGTGATCCTGGGCGCTGCCCGTACCCCGATCGGGCGACTGCTCGGCTCGTTGAAGGACTTCTCGGGAGCCCAGCTGGGCGGGATCGCGATCAAGGCCGCGCTCGAACGCGCCGGCGTCTCCCCGGACCAGGTCCAGTACACGATCATGGGCCAGGTGCTCACCGCCGGCGCGGGCCAGATCCCGGCGCGCCAGGCCGCGGTCGCCGCGGGCATCCCGATGGACGTCCCGGCGCTGACCATCAACAAGGTCTGCCTGTCCGGCCTCGACGCGATCGCGCTCGCCGACCAGCTGATCCGAGCGGGCGAGTTCGACCTCGTCGTCGCGGGCGGCCAGGAGTCGATGACGCAGGCCCCGCACCTGCTGCCGAAGTCCCGCTCCGGCTTCAAGTACGGCGACACCACGCTAGTCGACCACATGGCCTACGACGGCCTGTTCTGCGCGTTCGACCAGGTCGCGATGGGCTCGTCGACGGAGAAGTACAACAGCCGCTACGGCGTGACCCGCGAGCAGCAGGACGCGTTCTCCGCGCGTTCGCACCAGCGCGCCGCCGCGGCGATCGAGGCCGGGTTCTTCCGCGAGGAGATCGCGCCGGTGTCGATTCCGCAGCGCAAGGGCGACCCGGTCGTGTTCTCCACCGACGAGGGCGTGCGGGCCGACACCACCGGCGAAAGCCTCGCGAAGCTGCGTCCGGCGTTCGCCTCGGACGGCACCATCACCGCCGGTTCGGCGTCGCAGATCTCCGACGGCGCGGCCGCGGTGATCGTGGCCAGCCCGGAGAAGGCGGCTGAACTGGGCATCACGCCGCTGGCCGAGATCGGCGCGCACGGCGTCGTCGCCGGTCCGGACGCGAGCCTGCACGAGCAGCCGTCGAACGCGATCCGCGCCGCGCTGAAGAAGGCGAAGCTGGACGTGTCGGATCTGGACCTGGTGGAGATCAACGAGGCGTTCGCCGCGGTCGGCCTGGTGTCGAGCGAGAAGCTCGGGCTGGACGAGTCGAAGGTGAACGTCAACGGCGGCGCGATCGCGCTCGGCCACCCGATCGGCGCTTCCGGCGCGCGGCTGGCCGTGCACCTGGTGCACGAACTGCGCCGGCGCGGCGGCGGTCTCGGCGCGGCCGCGCTGTGCGGTGGCGGCGGCCAGGGCGACGCGCTGCTGATCCGCGTTCCGTCGGCGTAAGTTGGCCGGCCCGGACCTCGACGAGCTG
The nucleotide sequence above comes from Amycolatopsis sp. AA4. Encoded proteins:
- a CDS encoding SPW repeat protein, producing the protein MSEVSTRAWTRPYDWAEVVIGVVAALSPLWLSTNTTMVWTMVILGALIAIDGLVSLAAPGMVYGEGVQIVLGALLFIAPWVMGYTEFNGASWTSWVGGALTIIAGAAAMPEANAAHRMAGQH
- a CDS encoding TetR/AcrR family transcriptional regulator yields the protein MTDDSAKERILCAAEELFAESGFEATPTSRIAERAGVPKGLVHYYFRRKSDLLAALVDRLPDERIEPAAVVVPGDLAGSLRRLVGELDRRFAGSLGLSHLLWREADTHHVVRDALSERFQHLVRLMRSVIVAATGGRLAGADIDNASGLLARAVTHRHATARHTGDDRPAEFDGELTFVANALSARVPKGKPPASAV
- the mce gene encoding methylmalonyl-CoA epimerase, whose product is MDTEPSASVLKPFVTAIDHVGIAVPDLDAAIAFHRDHFGLEVAHEEVNDEQGVREAMLRAPGTAGTETMIQLLAPSRDDSTIAKFIGRNGPGLQQLALRVSDVDAAAAALREKGLRLLYDAAKRGTSNSRVNFVHPKDAGGVLVELVEPAASAH
- a CDS encoding acetyl-CoA C-acetyltransferase — protein: MSGSVILGAARTPIGRLLGSLKDFSGAQLGGIAIKAALERAGVSPDQVQYTIMGQVLTAGAGQIPARQAAVAAGIPMDVPALTINKVCLSGLDAIALADQLIRAGEFDLVVAGGQESMTQAPHLLPKSRSGFKYGDTTLVDHMAYDGLFCAFDQVAMGSSTEKYNSRYGVTREQQDAFSARSHQRAAAAIEAGFFREEIAPVSIPQRKGDPVVFSTDEGVRADTTGESLAKLRPAFASDGTITAGSASQISDGAAAVIVASPEKAAELGITPLAEIGAHGVVAGPDASLHEQPSNAIRAALKKAKLDVSDLDLVEINEAFAAVGLVSSEKLGLDESKVNVNGGAIALGHPIGASGARLAVHLVHELRRRGGGLGAAALCGGGGQGDALLIRVPSA